In Vairimorpha necatrix chromosome 8, complete sequence, a single window of DNA contains:
- a CDS encoding endonuclease, with product MQFVNKGTFDMATAIKTVGCFSGKKEEDINTWLRDTTFTARVMGLTEDQTARLICLGLRGPALSWIAMGFERVSELDLAEVTKSLKLRFYSSQKTLATLDEFVKPQQFGILEAFIDFCRKGNSLIEQQTMEYKAVSLIVIKKSPSVLKSILYDFARQCQDWSEFLRRTEEVSWIAFPMKSNTTNTDETLDNRTLKVAPSKKGNIPYTIENYKINSCFTNPCYINVEFNCKRHRALIDTGADVSLIPARVLEGTNIRFTRSSTIIRAASGTPLEITGRCLNINFRTENTSITFSPYVTERTPDYIILGVDAIRTNPILLEQLIRKFANTVKKGSLINKVNYISIEEKYHEMFKTEISELTLCNMGKHQIETTVAKAIYQKNGKIPLHFEEEITQQIKKNLQLGVIRNSRSPWNSRVVPVTKPDGSIRLCIDYRELNKITVKDKYPLPRIDEILDDLADATIFSTLDATSGYYQIALEEVDKEKTAFSWRGGHYEFNRMPFGLCNAPATFQRTMDKIFVKENRKFVIPYLDDIIIYSKNHQEHHEHLEIVLGKLKAAGIALNRKKCHFFKEEIKILGNIVTNKTTKPDPEKVKAINEYKEPTNIAQLRSFLGLINYCREFIRNLSAIAAPLYELFKGESKRSVKSISLSKKEKRAFEDLKRLLTEETIRYKINLRKPFILTTDASEQGIGAILSQIGDDGKEHFVSAFSKSLEKAHKNYSTTDKELLAVVKGIENYRHYLLGREFILKTDHKALTYLWEAKNPTSRLLRWAMKLQEYAFQSTYIKGEVNGADGLSRQNPTEKDINIIEATGPSDEDRQKILESYHLDVGHASASTMSFMISQRYKWAGMHKDIKEHVEKCKTCLKSGYPLRNTKNKVIRSERPNQIWVIDLIGRICDTSSQNSFIFIAIDHYSKWVETAVINYKTGSKIMGLIQQLIIEKHGIPERILTDNGLEFINSDIKDLAEKNGIDWQYSSPEHHETVGAVERANQTLMKILNKITDFGRVSWKNKLPEATRCLNLSYNRSIGTSPFMLRENKLPMLSVDKALDKEEVTFSAEETKSKRDENFEKYKKAIVKGKVEVAKKLNVGDKVLIYRETKSGKFKCNWEDGYVITEIILPDAYVVKKNGKVYRLNKTRVKADTSI from the coding sequence ATGCAATTCGTAAATAAAGGAACATTCGACATGGCGACAGCGATAAAAACTGTTGGCTGCTTCAGTGGAAAGAAGGAAGAGGATATAAATACATGGTTGCGTGACACAACGTTCACGGCGAGGGTTATGGGACTGACAGAAGATCAGACCGCCAGACTTATCTGCCTGGGTCTACGGGGGCCAGCTCTCTCATGGATAGCAATGGGATTTGAACGGGTGTCAGAACTTGATCTGGCAGAGGTTACTAAGAGTCTAAAATTGAGATTTTACAGTTCACAGAAAACTCTGGCCACTCTAGACGAGTTTGTTAAACCGCAACAATTTGGCATCCTAGAGGCTTTCATAGACTTCTGCAGGAAAGGAAACTCACTTATAGAGCAACAAACAATGGAGTACAAAGCAGTCAGCCTCATAGTAATCAAGAAGTCTCCTTCAGTCCTCAAATCAATTCTTTATGATTTTGCTAGACAATGCCAAGATTGGAGTGAATTCCTGAGGCGCACAGAGGAAGTTTCTTGGATAGCATTCCCTATGAAAAGTAACACGACTAATACGGACGAGACACTAGATAACAGGACTTTGAAGGTCGCACCATCGAAGAAGGGAAATATACCCTACACCATAGAAAACTACAAGATCAACAGCTGTTTCACTAACCCTTGCTACATAAACGTAGAATTCAATTGTAAACGACATCGAGCATTAATTGATACCGGAGCTGATGTCTCCCTGATACCCGCAAGAGTCCTCGAAGGGACAAATATCAGATTTACCAGATCTTCAACGATCATACGAGCAGCATCAGGGACACCATTGGAGATTACAGGAAGATGTCtaaatatcaattttaGGACGGAAAACACTTCAATTACTTTCAGCCCTTACGTCACAGAACGGACACCGGACTACATAATCTTAGGTGTTGACGCTATACGAACGAACCCCATATTACTGGAACAACTGATCAGAAAATTCGCCAATACAGTCAAGAAAGGCTCACTGATTAACAAAGTCAATTACATCTCAATCGAAGAGAAATACCATGAAATGTTCAAAACTGAAATTTCAGAGCTTACACTTTGTAACATGGGGAAACATCAAATCGAGACAACAGTAGCGAAGGCAATTTACCAGAAAAATGGAAAGATCCCTCTGCACTTTGAAGAGGAAATCACACAACAGATCAAGAAGAACTTGCAGTTGGGCGTAATAAGAAATAGTAGGAGCCCCTGGAACAGTAGAGTTGTTCCGGTAACGAAACCTGATGGGTCGATCAGGCTCTGTATAGATTACAGAGAGCTCAACAAGATAACAGTCAAAGATAAATACCCCCTCCCACGAATTGATGAAATTCTCGACGATCTAGCTGACGCTACTATCTTTTCGACATTAGATGCTACGTCGGGATATTATCAGATAGCCCTTGAAGAAGTAGACAAGGAGAAGACAGCATTCAGCTGGAGAGGAGGACATTATGAATTTAACAGGATGCCGTTTGGGCTATGTAATGCCCCTGCTACTTTTCAGAGAACTATGGATAAGATTTTTGTGAAAGAAAACAGAAAATTCGTCATACCATACTTGGATGACATTATTATCTATTCTAAAAATCACCAGGAACACCATGAACACTTGGAAATCGTATTGGGTAAGCTTAAGGCAGCAGGAATCGCACTTAACAGGAAGAAGTGCCACTTCTtcaaagaagaaattaaaattctaGGGAATATAGTAACAAACAAGACGACCAAACCGGACCCAGAGAAGGTCAAAGCCATAAACGAGTATAAGGAGCCGACTAATATTGCTCAACTACGGTCGTTTCTTGGGCTCATAAATTACTGTAGGGAGTTCATCCGTAACTTATCAGCGATAGCAGCCCCTCTCTACGAACTGTTTAAAGGAGAGTCAAAGCGAAGTGTTAAGAGTATTTCTCTCAGCAAAAAGGAGAAACGGGCATTCGAAGATCTAAAGAGACTTCTCACAGAAGAGACAATAAGATACAAGATTAATCTCAGGAAACCGTTTATACTGACTACGGATGCGTCAGAGCAGGGAATAGGCGCGATCCTCTCACAGATTGGAGATGATGGGAAGGAGCACTTCGTAAGTGCATTCAGCAAAAGTTTAGAGAAAGCCCATAAGAACTACTCTACAACAGACAAAGAACTCTTGGCCGTTGTAAAAGGCATCGAGAACTATAGACACTACCTCCTGGGTAGAGAGTTCATATTGAAGACGGACCACAAAGCGCTGACTTATCTATGGGAAGCTAAGAACCCTACCAGTAGATTGCTGAGGTGGGCAATGAAGTTGCAGGAGTATGCATTTCAATCAACCTACATAAAAGGAGAGGTTAATGGAGCAGACGGGTTAAGCAGACAAAACCCGACAGAgaaagatataaatatcatCGAAGCTACAGGACCAAGCGATGAAGACAGACAGAAGATCTTAGAATCCTACCATCTAGACGTTGGACATGCTAGCGCTAGTACGATGAGCTTCATGATTTCACAAAGGTACAAATGGGCAGGAATGCATAAGGACATCAAGGAACACGTAGAAAAGTGTAAAACGTGCTTGAAATCGGGATACCCATTACGAaacacaaaaaacaaagttATACGATCAGAGAGGCCGAACCAAATATGGGTTATAGATCTCATAGGACGCATATGCGACACTTCGAGTCAAAACAGCTTCATATTCATTGCTATTGACCACTACTCTAAATGGGTCGAGACGGCTGTTATTAACTATAAAACAGGGTCGAAAATAATGGGATTAATCCAGCAATTGATTATCGAGAAACACGGCATTCCAGAAAGAATCTTGACTGACAACGGGctagaatttataaattctgACATCAAAGACCTGGCCGAAAAGAACGGTATTGACTGGCAATACAGTTCACCAGAACATCACGAAACTGTAGGCGCAGTAGAAAGAGCGAATCAGACGTTAATGAAGatactaaataaaattacagATTTCGGAAGGGTAAGCTGGAAGAACAAGCTCCCAGAAGCCACGAGATGCCTCAACCTGTCTTATAATCGGAGCATAGGAACATCGCCGTTCATGTTAAGGGAGAATAAATTGCCGATGCTGTCTGTAGACAAAGCGCTAGACAAGGAAGAAGTGACATTCTCAGCGGAGGAAACGAAGAGTAAGCGCGATGAAAACTTCGAAAAGTACAAAAAAGCAATCGTGAAAGGGAAAGTAGAGGTGGCGAAAAAGCTAAACGTGGGCgataaagttttaatatatcGTGAGACCAAAAGCGGGAAGTTCAAGTGCAATTGGGAAGATGGATACGTGATCacagaaataattttaccCGATGCCTATGTGGTAAAAAAGAATGGAAAAGTATACAGGCTTAACAAAACACGAGTTAAAGCAGATACTTCAATTTAG